Proteins encoded together in one Lathyrus oleraceus cultivar Zhongwan6 chromosome 5, CAAS_Psat_ZW6_1.0, whole genome shotgun sequence window:
- the LOC127083746 gene encoding protein SIEVE ELEMENT OCCLUSION B, producing the protein MASSNLRQLQAAPNKMQLKKERRMFSTSDDSAMMKQVQSTHAPDGREIDVKPLIQIVDEILIQIIARSVEGHEHVKKEQETLETAVALAEFDMLDALAFIINKISCELSCKCSGGGDAHASTMVLLNYLSSYSWHAKVVLALAAFAVIFGEFWLVAQSSASNTLAKSVALLKQLPDIVENSVSLRPQFDALNKLVKAALDVTMSIVEFKELPSEYISEDVPPMSVASAHIPIATYWVIRSIVACASQIASLIGMRNEALSSASEAWELSSLAHKVASIYEHLKNQLALCYQYIDEKRHIEAFHNLIRLFETVHVDNMKIMRALIYAKDDIPPLIDGTSKLRVSLEVLRRKHVLLLISDLDISQEEIMILDNLYKDARSRGETYYEMVWIPVVDKATWNEVNKQKFEYLQSSMPWFSVRDPFIIEPSVIKYIKEVWNFTKRAILVALDPQGRLSSQNALHMIWIWGNLAFPFTSEKEESLWKQEIWSLELLVDGIDPAVLDWMTEGKIVCLYGGEDLEWIETFTKTAMNLARTSNFGLEMVYVGKSNAKERMQRMIATFNTKRFSYFFPNVTSIWFFWARLESMLYSKLQHGRTVENDKIMSEVMTVLSFDGSDRGWAIFCRGPSEMARAKGDTALTSLRDYDKWKHNIEQDGWVPALNDYIKEIQQPHHCNRLILPGSTGGIPQKVVCAECGRQMEKYFMYRCCVE; encoded by the exons ATGGCTAGTAGTAATCTTCGTCAGTTACAAGCTGCTCCTAACAAAATGCAGCTTAAGAAGGAGAGACGCATGTTCTCTACTTCTGATGATAGTGCCATGATGAAACAAGTTCAGTCCACTCATGCACCCGATGGCCGCGAAATCGATGTTAAACCTCTTATTCAAATTGTTGATGAAATCTTGATTCAAATCATTGCTCGAAGCGTCGAGGGTCATGAACAT GTGAAAAAAGAGCAAGAGACATTGGAAACTGCTGTTGCTTTGGCTGAATTTGATATGCTTGATGCACTTGCTTTTATTATTAACAAAATTTCTTGCGAG CTATCATGCAAATGCTCAGGAGGTGGAGATGCACATGCATCAACAATGGTGTTACTGAATTACCTATCAAGCTATTCTTGGCATGCAAAAGTTGTGTTAGCCTTAGCAGCATTCGCTGTTATTTTCGGAGAGTTTTGGCTTGTTGCTCAATCAAGTGCTTCAAACACACTTGCCAAATCTGTGGCTCTCCTTAAACAACTTCCTGACATTGTAGAGAATTCCGTTTCGTTGAGACCGCAATTTGATGCACTCAATAAGCTTGTGAAGGCTGCACTTGATGTCACAATGTCCATTGTTGAATTCAAGGAGTTACCATCTGAGTATATTTCAGAAGATGTTCCTCCTATGTCTGTTGCAAGTGCTCATATTCCTATTGCTACCTATTGGGTCATTAGAAGCATTGTGGCATGTGCTTCACAAATTGCAAGTCTCATTGGGATGAGAAATGA GGCCTTGTCATCAGCTTCAGAGGCATGGGAATTATCGAGTTTGGCTCACAAAGTCGCTAGTATATACGAGCACCTCAAAAACCAACTTGCTCTTTGCTATCAATATATAG ATGAAAAGAGGCATATTGAGGCATTTCACAATCTGATACGTCTTTTCGAGACAGTTCATGTAGACAACATGAAAATCATGAGAGCACTGATTTATGCAAAGGATGATATCCCTCCACTTATAGACGGAACTTCAAAATTAAGG GTTAGTCTTGAGGTACTAAGGAGGAAACATGTGCTACTTCTCATATCAGATCTTGATATTTCGCAAGAAGAGATTATGATACTCGATAATTTGTACAAAGATGCAAGATCAAGAGGTGAGACATACTATGAGATGGTGTGGATTCCGGTTGTGGACAAAGCGACATGGAATGAAGTGAATAAGCAAAAGTTTGAGTATCTTCAATCATCAATGCCATGGTTCAGTGTTCGCGATCCTTTTATCATTGAACCGTCGGTGATTAAGTATATCAAAGAAGTGTGGAATTTCACAAAGAGAGCTATTCTAGTAGCTCTTGATCCACAAGGTAGATTGTCCTCCCAAAATGCTCTTCATATGATATGGATTTGGGGAAATTTGGCCTTCCCTTTCACTAGTGAGAAAGAAGAGTCCTTGTGGAAGCAAGAGATTTGGAGCCTTGAGCTTCTTGTTGATGGCATTGATCCCGCGGTTTTAGACTGG ATGACAGAAGGAAAAATTGTATGTCTATATGGAGGAGAAGATCTCGAGTGGATAGAAACATTCACGAAAACAGCGATGAACCTAGCAAGAACAAGCAACTTCGGTTTAGAGATGGTTTATGTAGGAAAAAGCAATGCAAAAGAGAGAATGCAGAGAATGATAGCCACCTTCAACACAAAAAGATTCAGTTACTTTTTCCCGAACGTGACGTCTATTTGGTTCTTTTGGGCAAGACTCGAGAGCATGTTATACTCGAAACTTCAACATGGAAGGACAGTCGAGAACGACAAGATAATGAGCGAAGTTATGACAGTACTTAGCTTCGATGGAAGTGATCGAGGGTGGGCGATATTCTGCAGAGGACCATCTGAAATGGCAAGAGCGAAAGGTGATACTGCTTTAACAAGTTTGAGAGATTATGATAAGTGGAAACACAATATTGAACAAGATGGTTGGGTTCCTGCATTGAATGATTATATTAAGGAAATTCAACAGCCGCATCATTGTAATCGGCTTATTCTTCCCGGGAGCACGGGTGGAATACCGCAGAAAGTTGTTTGCGCTGAATGCGGTCGTCAAATGGAGAAATATTTCATGTATCGTTGTTGTGTGGAGTGA